A portion of the Halobacillus ihumii genome contains these proteins:
- a CDS encoding uracil-DNA glycosylase, with translation MDLPKWLLEDAEKRIKPYDVEGFVLGQGYENAEVVIVGEAPGENEAVKEEPFIGRAGDELDKQLAYIGLQREDIYITSTVRSRPYKWVKTNKKGTNGKRKANRKPNKKEILAHAPILDYQLEKISPSLIIALGGVAYERLTGRKEKMSEVLGEVIETPIMKLKDDEYQPSHQNFIIFPLYHPAAVFYNPKIKEDIYASLDNLKAYLDKHNLLTKT, from the coding sequence ATGGATCTGCCTAAGTGGTTATTGGAGGATGCTGAAAAGCGTATCAAACCATATGATGTAGAAGGCTTTGTTCTTGGGCAAGGGTATGAGAATGCTGAGGTTGTTATTGTCGGAGAGGCGCCTGGGGAGAATGAAGCAGTGAAGGAAGAACCGTTTATTGGGAGAGCGGGAGATGAACTTGACAAGCAGCTTGCTTATATAGGACTTCAAAGGGAAGACATTTACATTACCAGTACGGTTCGCAGCCGTCCTTATAAATGGGTAAAAACAAATAAAAAAGGTACGAATGGAAAACGAAAGGCCAATCGAAAACCTAATAAGAAAGAAATTCTGGCACACGCTCCGATATTAGACTATCAACTTGAGAAAATATCTCCTTCATTAATTATTGCGTTAGGAGGGGTAGCATATGAACGGTTGACTGGCAGGAAAGAAAAAATGTCCGAAGTGCTTGGAGAAGTCATTGAAACACCGATCATGAAACTTAAGGATGATGAGTATCAGCCATCCCATCAAAACTTTATTATTTTCCCGCTGTATCACCCGGCAGCCGTATTTTATAACCCCAAAATTAAGGAAGATATTTACGCTTCCTTAGATAATCTAAAAGCTTATTTAGATAAGCACAATCTCTTAACAAAAACATGA
- a CDS encoding sigma-70 family RNA polymerase sigma factor yields the protein MINKERTEELPQKPNHTQPEATADELVEEWIRKYSHDLKWLAYSYVKDYSLAEDLTQEAFIKAYEKYSTFKQQSSVKTWLYKITINLCKDHLKSAYIKRVIRKSTEVFRSIPSPQATPEEYTVHKSEDEELLEHVLQLDNKYREIVILYYFEEFEVKDIAQLLHVSTNTIKTRLRRARQLLQEQLTSGGSFLDE from the coding sequence TTGATTAACAAAGAACGCACAGAGGAACTTCCTCAAAAACCAAATCATACGCAACCTGAAGCAACAGCTGATGAGCTAGTTGAGGAGTGGATTCGCAAGTATAGCCACGATCTTAAATGGCTTGCCTACTCTTATGTGAAGGACTACTCCTTAGCGGAAGATTTAACTCAAGAGGCATTTATTAAGGCCTACGAGAAATATTCAACCTTCAAACAACAATCCAGCGTCAAAACGTGGCTTTACAAAATAACAATCAACCTATGTAAGGACCATCTTAAGAGTGCTTATATAAAAAGAGTGATAAGGAAAAGTACAGAAGTTTTCCGGAGTATCCCCTCCCCACAGGCTACACCTGAAGAGTACACCGTACATAAAAGTGAAGATGAGGAACTTCTGGAACATGTCTTGCAGTTAGATAACAAGTACAGAGAAATTGTTATTTTATATTACTTTGAGGAATTTGAAGTAAAGGATATAGCCCAGCTTTTACATGTGAGTACGAACACAATAAAAACCAGGCTTAGGCGGGCTCGTCAGCTTTTACAAGAACAGCTGACATCAGGAGGGAGTTTTCTAGATGAATGA
- a CDS encoding SDR family oxidoreductase, giving the protein MYPKYSYYKEITKAKQQPLTFPPQHQNTQPGKESAMNPKPIIENQEYKGGEKLAGKVAIITGGDSGIGASVAIAYAKEGADLVIPYYSSDEDEDAFRTKKRIEELGRKCLLVTGDLSEPEHCENIVKQTLETFGNLHILVNNHGVQFPQQNLIDITNEQFDKTFKTNIYSFFYLSKAAFPHLSDGDAIINTASVVAYEGNKQLIDYTATKGAIVSFTRALSQNLADKGIRVNAVAPGPIWTPLIPASFSAQDVEMFGADTPMKNAGQPFELAPTYVYLSSDDSRYVTGQVLHVNGGKMVSS; this is encoded by the coding sequence ATGTACCCTAAGTATTCTTATTACAAAGAAATCACAAAAGCTAAACAGCAACCATTAACATTTCCGCCCCAGCATCAGAATACACAGCCAGGAAAAGAATCTGCAATGAACCCAAAGCCAATCATTGAAAACCAGGAGTATAAAGGCGGTGAAAAGCTAGCTGGCAAAGTAGCCATTATTACAGGTGGGGACAGTGGAATCGGAGCCTCTGTTGCTATCGCATATGCAAAGGAAGGAGCAGACCTTGTGATCCCATATTATTCTAGTGATGAAGACGAAGATGCCTTCCGCACGAAGAAACGCATCGAAGAACTTGGCCGCAAATGTTTGTTAGTAACAGGTGACCTTAGTGAACCCGAACATTGTGAAAATATTGTTAAGCAAACACTTGAAACCTTTGGAAATCTGCATATTCTTGTCAACAATCACGGTGTTCAATTTCCTCAGCAGAATTTAATAGATATTACAAATGAGCAGTTTGATAAGACGTTTAAAACGAATATTTATTCCTTCTTCTATTTATCAAAAGCTGCCTTTCCTCATTTAAGCGATGGTGATGCTATCATTAATACAGCATCTGTGGTGGCTTATGAAGGGAATAAACAGCTTATTGATTACACAGCCACTAAAGGAGCTATTGTGAGTTTTACCAGAGCCCTGTCCCAAAACCTTGCGGACAAAGGGATTCGAGTAAATGCTGTGGCTCCTGGTCCAATTTGGACACCACTAATTCCGGCAAGCTTTTCGGCACAGGATGTGGAAATGTTTGGAGCAGATACCCCTATGAAAAATGCCGGACAGCCGTTCGAACTTGCTCCAACCTATGTGTACTTATCATCAGACGATTCCAGGTATGTCACAGGCCAAGTACTCCACGTAAACGGAGGTAAAATGGTAAGCTCATAG